One window from the genome of Streptomyces sp. NBC_00287 encodes:
- a CDS encoding FAD-dependent oxidoreductase — translation MNMSLGRGTRERLVVIGGDAAGMSAASQARRMKSADELEIVAFERGHFSSYSACGIPYWVGGEVSERDELIARTPEEHRARDIDLRMRTEVMEIDVAGQRVRARDVDSGAESWTSYDKLVIATGARPIRPDMPGVDAPGVHGVQTLDDGQALLDTLARTRGRRAVVVGAGYIGVEMAEALINRGYEVTVVNRGSEPMSTLDPDMGRLVHEAMTGLGITMVDDAEVTKVLTGDDGRVRAVATEDAEYPADVVVLGIGVRPETTLARVAGLPLGRHQGLLTDLGMRVRGHENIWAGGDCVEVLDLVSGQERHIALGTHANKHGQVIGTNVGGGYATFPGVVGTAVSKVCDLEIARTGLREKDARRAGLQYVTATIESTSRAGYYPGASAMTVKMLAERRTGRLLGVQIVGREGAGKRVDIAAVALTAGMTVDRMTSLDLGYAPPFSPVWDPVLVAARKATKAVLKGS, via the coding sequence ATGAACATGAGCCTTGGGCGGGGTACGCGGGAACGGCTGGTCGTGATCGGCGGCGACGCCGCGGGGATGTCCGCGGCGTCGCAGGCACGGCGTATGAAGAGCGCCGACGAACTGGAGATCGTGGCCTTCGAGCGCGGCCACTTCTCCTCGTACTCGGCGTGCGGCATCCCCTACTGGGTGGGCGGCGAGGTTTCCGAGCGCGACGAGCTGATCGCCCGTACGCCCGAGGAGCACCGCGCGCGGGACATCGATCTGCGCATGCGCACCGAGGTCATGGAGATCGACGTGGCCGGGCAGCGGGTACGCGCGCGTGACGTCGATTCCGGGGCCGAGTCCTGGACGTCGTACGACAAACTCGTGATCGCGACCGGGGCCCGCCCGATCCGCCCGGACATGCCGGGCGTCGACGCGCCGGGGGTGCACGGGGTGCAGACCCTCGACGACGGCCAGGCCCTGCTGGACACGCTGGCACGCACGCGTGGGCGGCGCGCGGTCGTGGTCGGCGCCGGTTACATCGGTGTGGAGATGGCCGAGGCGCTGATCAACCGCGGGTACGAGGTGACGGTCGTCAACCGTGGCTCGGAGCCGATGTCCACGCTCGATCCCGACATGGGCCGGCTGGTGCACGAGGCCATGACGGGCCTCGGCATCACCATGGTCGATGACGCCGAGGTCACCAAGGTGCTCACCGGCGACGACGGCCGGGTCCGCGCAGTGGCCACGGAGGACGCCGAGTACCCGGCGGACGTCGTCGTCCTCGGCATCGGGGTCCGCCCGGAGACGACGCTCGCGCGCGTGGCGGGCCTGCCCCTGGGCCGGCACCAGGGCCTGCTCACCGACCTCGGGATGCGGGTGCGCGGCCACGAGAACATCTGGGCGGGCGGCGACTGCGTGGAGGTCCTCGACCTGGTCTCCGGCCAGGAGCGCCATATCGCCCTGGGCACCCACGCCAACAAGCACGGCCAGGTCATCGGCACCAATGTCGGCGGCGGTTACGCCACCTTCCCCGGTGTGGTCGGCACCGCGGTCAGCAAGGTCTGCGACCTGGAGATCGCCCGCACGGGCCTGCGCGAGAAGGACGCCCGCCGGGCGGGGCTCCAGTACGTCACGGCCACCATCGAGTCCACCAGCCGGGCCGGTTACTACCCCGGCGCCTCCGCCATGACGGTCAAGATGCTCGCCGAACGCCGCACGGGCCGCCTGCTGGGCGTCCAGATCGTCGGCCGGGAAGGCGCGGGCAAGCGGGTCGACATCGCGGCCGTGGCCCTGACGGCAGGCATGACGGTGGACCGGATGACGTCCCTGGACCTCGGCTACGCCCCGCCGTTCAGCCCGGTGTGGGATCCCGTACTGGTGGCGGCCCGCAAGGCGACGAAGGCGGTGTTGAAAGGCTCCTAA
- a CDS encoding DUF4349 domain-containing protein, whose translation MRARRSVRPVHAVAGLLLAAALALTGCTGGAASSDSAGSNEAAKSQADSAAGPAAGDSGAEKADAPPKITASHIIRTASLTVQVKDVPKALDEARTTIENAGGYVGNETTTRDEKGNERTRVVLRVPVDSYADVLADLEGTGKLLDRTAKAQDVTDQVVDVESRIKTQRASVIRIRELMDQATKLSDVVTLEGELSARQADLESLLAQQASLKDRTSLATITLSLSETPVKKATAEDDDPGVADALTGGWDAFVTMLRWIVMAVAAVLPFAVGAALLVVLWLWLVRPRLARRPEPAPATSALGPLPTARQAPQPTREED comes from the coding sequence ATGCGCGCACGACGTTCCGTACGACCTGTCCATGCCGTCGCCGGCCTCCTGCTGGCGGCAGCCCTGGCGCTGACCGGATGCACCGGCGGCGCCGCCTCCAGTGACTCCGCCGGCAGCAATGAGGCCGCCAAGTCCCAGGCGGACAGCGCCGCGGGCCCGGCCGCCGGCGACTCGGGAGCCGAGAAGGCGGACGCCCCACCCAAAATCACCGCGAGCCACATCATCCGCACGGCCTCGCTGACCGTGCAGGTCAAGGACGTACCGAAGGCCCTCGACGAGGCCCGTACGACCATCGAGAACGCGGGCGGCTACGTCGGCAACGAGACGACCACGCGCGACGAGAAGGGCAATGAGCGCACCCGGGTCGTCCTGCGCGTGCCCGTGGACTCCTACGCGGACGTCCTCGCCGACCTGGAGGGCACGGGCAAGCTGCTGGACCGCACCGCCAAGGCGCAGGACGTCACCGACCAGGTCGTCGACGTGGAGAGCCGCATCAAGACGCAGCGGGCCAGCGTGATCCGGATCCGTGAGCTGATGGACCAGGCCACCAAGTTGAGCGACGTGGTGACGCTGGAGGGCGAGCTGAGCGCCCGCCAGGCGGACCTGGAGTCGCTGCTGGCCCAGCAGGCCTCCCTGAAGGACCGTACGAGCCTCGCCACCATCACCCTCTCCCTGTCCGAGACTCCGGTGAAGAAGGCGACGGCCGAGGACGACGACCCCGGGGTCGCGGATGCGCTGACGGGCGGCTGGGACGCCTTCGTGACGATGCTGCGGTGGATCGTCATGGCGGTCGCCGCGGTGCTGCCGTTCGCCGTGGGTGCGGCCCTGCTGGTGGTGCTCTGGCTGTGGCTGGTCCGCCCCCGGCTGGCGCGCCGCCCGGAGCCCGCGCCCGCGACGAGCGCACTCGGCCCGCTGCCGACGGCCCGGCAGGCACCGCAGCCCACGCGCGAGGAGGACTGA
- the hemG gene encoding protoporphyrinogen oxidase: MHAADTPAEHGQVVVIGAGIAGLAAAHRLLGGSGRRVTVLEASDRIGGKLLPGEIAGVRVDLGAESMLARRPEAVALAREVGLAERLQPPATATASLWTRGALRPMPKGHVMGVPGTASALAGVLSEEGLARIERDAELPRTEVGDDVAVGAYVAERLGHEVVDRLVEPLLGGVYAGDAYRISMRSAVPQLFQAAQTHDSLTEAVREIQAKATANQQTGPVFMGIEGGIGTLPLAVAQSVQARGGEIVTGARVTELRRAESGWRVVTGDRTLHADAVVIAVPARAAAELLRAEAPAAATELAAVEYASMALVTLAYRRADTALPEGSGFLVPPVDGRTIKASTFASQKWGWIADEDPDLLVLRTSVGRYGETEILQRDDAGLVEVSRHDLEAATGLAATPVATRVTRWTDGLPQYPVGHHARVARIREHIGKVPGLAVCGAAYDGVGIPACIASAYAAVDQIHGDLRAVQELTAHPVQSLHGGAGE; the protein is encoded by the coding sequence ATGCACGCAGCGGACACTCCAGCGGAACACGGACAGGTCGTCGTCATCGGAGCCGGGATCGCCGGACTCGCGGCGGCCCACCGGCTGCTGGGCGGCAGCGGCAGACGCGTGACCGTGCTGGAGGCCTCGGACCGCATCGGCGGCAAGCTGCTGCCCGGCGAGATCGCGGGCGTCCGCGTGGACCTCGGCGCCGAGTCGATGCTGGCGCGCCGCCCCGAGGCCGTCGCTCTCGCCCGCGAGGTCGGCCTCGCCGAGCGCCTTCAGCCGCCGGCCACCGCGACCGCCTCTCTGTGGACCCGTGGCGCCCTGCGCCCTATGCCCAAGGGCCATGTCATGGGGGTGCCCGGCACCGCCTCCGCACTGGCCGGCGTCCTGTCCGAGGAGGGCCTCGCCCGGATCGAGCGCGACGCCGAGCTGCCTCGCACCGAGGTGGGCGACGACGTGGCGGTCGGGGCGTATGTGGCGGAGCGGCTGGGCCACGAGGTCGTCGATCGGCTGGTCGAGCCGCTGCTGGGCGGGGTGTACGCGGGCGACGCCTACCGCATCTCGATGCGCTCGGCCGTCCCGCAGCTCTTCCAGGCCGCGCAGACCCATGACTCCCTGACGGAGGCGGTCCGCGAGATCCAGGCCAAGGCGACCGCCAACCAGCAGACCGGCCCGGTGTTCATGGGCATCGAGGGCGGCATCGGCACACTTCCGCTCGCCGTCGCTCAGTCGGTGCAGGCCAGGGGCGGCGAGATCGTCACCGGCGCGCGGGTCACCGAACTGCGCCGCGCGGAGTCGGGCTGGCGGGTCGTCACCGGCGACCGGACGCTGCACGCGGACGCCGTCGTCATCGCCGTACCCGCGCGTGCCGCCGCCGAGCTGCTGCGCGCCGAAGCCCCCGCTGCCGCCACGGAACTGGCCGCCGTCGAGTACGCCTCGATGGCCCTGGTCACCCTCGCCTACCGCCGCGCCGACACCGCGCTCCCCGAAGGCAGCGGCTTCCTGGTGCCGCCCGTCGACGGCCGCACCATCAAGGCCTCGACCTTCGCCTCCCAGAAGTGGGGCTGGATCGCCGACGAAGACCCGGACCTGCTGGTGCTGCGCACCTCGGTCGGGCGGTACGGCGAGACGGAGATCCTTCAGCGGGACGACGCCGGCCTCGTCGAGGTCTCCCGGCACGACCTCGAGGCGGCGACCGGCCTGGCCGCCACCCCGGTAGCCACCCGCGTCACCCGCTGGACCGACGGACTGCCCCAGTACCCCGTCGGCCACCACGCGCGCGTGGCCCGCATCCGCGAGCACATCGGCAAGGTGCCGGGCCTGGCCGTGTGCGGCGCGGCCTACGACGGGGTGGGCATCCCGGCGTGCATCGCGAGCGCGTACGCGGCCGTCGACCAGATCCACGGTGACCTGCGCGCTGTGCAGGAGCTCACCGCCCACCCGGTGCAGAGTCTGCACGGAGGAGCAGGAGAATAA
- the hemQ gene encoding hydrogen peroxide-dependent heme synthase: MSDDAPTTESGRIPNKGKLAKDLNEVIRYTLWSVFKLKDVLPEDRAGYADEVQELFDQLAAKDVTIRGTYDVSGLRADADVMIWWHAETSDQLQEAYNLFRRTRLGRALEPVWSNMALHRPAEFNRAHIPAFLADETPRDYVSVYPFVRSYDWYLLPDEDRRRMLADHGKMARGYPDVRANTVASFSLGDYEWILAFEADELYRIVDLMRHLRASEARMHVREEVPFYTGRRKSVADLIAGLA, from the coding sequence ATGAGTGACGACGCCCCCACCACCGAGTCCGGCAGGATCCCGAACAAGGGCAAGCTGGCCAAGGACCTCAACGAGGTCATCCGCTACACCCTCTGGTCCGTCTTCAAGCTGAAGGACGTGCTCCCCGAGGACCGCGCGGGCTACGCCGACGAGGTCCAGGAGCTGTTCGACCAGCTCGCCGCGAAGGACGTGACGATCCGCGGCACGTACGACGTGTCCGGCCTGCGCGCCGACGCCGACGTCATGATCTGGTGGCACGCCGAGACCAGCGACCAGCTGCAGGAGGCGTACAACCTCTTCCGCCGCACCAGGCTCGGCCGCGCGCTGGAGCCGGTCTGGTCGAACATGGCGCTGCACCGCCCCGCCGAGTTCAACCGCGCGCACATCCCGGCGTTCCTCGCCGACGAGACGCCCCGCGACTACGTCAGCGTGTACCCCTTCGTGCGCAGCTACGACTGGTACCTCCTGCCCGACGAGGACCGCCGTCGCATGCTCGCCGACCACGGCAAGATGGCCCGCGGCTACCCGGACGTCCGCGCCAACACGGTCGCCTCCTTCTCGCTGGGCGACTACGAGTGGATCCTCGCCTTCGAGGCGGACGAGCTGTACCGCATCGTGGACCTGATGCGCCACCTGCGCGCGTCGGAGGCAAGGATGCACGTACGCGAGGAGGTCCCGTTCTACACGGGCCGCCGCAAGTCGGTGGCAGATCTCATCGCCGGGCTCGCTTAA
- a CDS encoding alpha/beta hydrolase codes for MRAPALYSAAGSLLVTTLTATPAGSAEAVPGLAELRGTAVAAERAKATGIVFGSCSKEQDMPGSLQCGTVSVPLDYANPKGKQIKLTVSRVRATHKDPHNSKRRVPRQGALVFNPGGPGASGMYFPLIGLMPEWKRLAAAYDLVGYAPRGVGHSAPLSCQDPKKFFKRPSQAPTYPSESYKRERIAQAKAYARGCAKRSGSALRHYHSLNNARDLDVLRAALGEKKLTFMGASYGTYYGALYATLFPSHVRRMVFDAAVNPDPEQIWYRNNLDQSAAFEGRWADLREWIAKHHKVYGLGDTPAKVLRSYEKAAARLAVEPAGGKVGPGQLQGAFLQAGYYDDYWPHRAQALSAYLKGNPKPLIEIASPVTEAAVEAENSRAVYTAVECNDAAWPTEWSVWDRDNTRLARVAPFETWDNVWMNLPCAYWPAPRQQAVDVRTGPGELPATLILAAERDAAAPYEGALELHRRLWDSVLVTERDAGTHGIAGGPNACVNAYVDAYLLEGRLPVRRSACAPRPEPRPAK; via the coding sequence ATGAGAGCCCCCGCCCTCTACTCGGCCGCCGGGTCGTTGCTCGTGACGACCCTCACCGCCACCCCGGCCGGCAGCGCGGAGGCCGTTCCGGGCCTGGCCGAACTGCGCGGCACCGCCGTGGCCGCCGAGCGCGCGAAGGCGACCGGCATCGTCTTCGGCTCCTGCTCCAAGGAGCAGGACATGCCCGGCAGTCTGCAGTGCGGCACGGTGAGCGTCCCGCTCGACTACGCGAATCCGAAGGGCAAGCAGATCAAGCTGACGGTCAGCCGGGTGCGGGCCACCCACAAGGACCCGCACAACAGCAAGCGCCGGGTGCCGCGGCAGGGCGCCCTGGTCTTCAACCCGGGCGGCCCGGGCGCCTCGGGCATGTACTTCCCGCTGATCGGTCTGATGCCCGAGTGGAAGCGCCTCGCGGCGGCCTACGACCTCGTCGGCTACGCCCCGCGCGGGGTGGGCCACAGCGCGCCGCTGTCCTGCCAGGACCCCAAGAAGTTCTTCAAAAGGCCGTCGCAGGCGCCCACCTACCCTTCGGAGTCGTACAAGCGCGAACGCATCGCGCAGGCGAAGGCGTACGCACGCGGCTGCGCCAAACGGTCCGGCAGCGCGCTGAGGCACTACCACTCCCTCAACAACGCCCGCGACCTGGACGTCCTGCGGGCCGCGCTGGGCGAGAAGAAGCTGACGTTCATGGGCGCGTCGTACGGCACGTACTACGGCGCGCTGTACGCGACGCTCTTCCCCTCGCACGTGCGGCGGATGGTGTTCGACGCGGCGGTGAATCCCGATCCGGAGCAGATCTGGTACCGCAACAACCTCGACCAGTCGGCCGCGTTCGAGGGACGTTGGGCGGACCTGCGGGAGTGGATCGCCAAGCACCACAAGGTGTACGGCCTCGGCGACACGCCCGCGAAGGTGCTGCGCAGCTATGAGAAGGCGGCGGCGCGGCTCGCCGTCGAACCGGCGGGCGGGAAGGTGGGTCCCGGGCAGTTGCAGGGGGCGTTTCTGCAGGCCGGGTACTACGACGACTACTGGCCGCACCGGGCGCAGGCGCTGTCGGCGTATCTCAAGGGCAACCCGAAGCCGCTGATCGAGATCGCTTCGCCGGTGACGGAGGCGGCCGTCGAGGCGGAGAACAGCCGGGCGGTGTACACGGCCGTCGAGTGCAATGACGCGGCCTGGCCCACCGAGTGGAGTGTGTGGGACCGGGACAACACGCGGCTCGCGCGGGTGGCGCCGTTCGAGACGTGGGACAACGTGTGGATGAATCTGCCCTGCGCGTACTGGCCCGCGCCGCGTCAGCAGGCGGTCGATGTGCGGACGGGGCCTGGTGAGCTGCCGGCGACGCTGATTCTGGCCGCCGAGCGGGATGCCGCGGCGCCTTATGAGGGGGCGCTGGAGTTGCATCGGCGGCTTTGGGACTCGGTGTTGGTCACCGAGCGGGATGCGGGGACGCATGGGATTGCGGGTGGCCCCAATGCGTGCGTCAACGCGTATGTGGATGCGTATTTGTTGGAGGGGAGGCTTCCGGTGCGGCGCAGTGCGTGTGCGCCGCGACCGGAGCCTCGTCCTGCCAAATGA
- a CDS encoding TIGR04222 domain-containing membrane protein produces the protein MFWVLLLLVAWAVAGTACTRLCLTAVHAAAVDVNAGREHDLTLYEAAFLSGGPRRVADLTLVSMARQRRLLLARTGWATVVDPRGRDDIERSVIGAIGPEGQSRIAPVRDAAADAEAVGSLADRLVRAGLAVPDGARTGIAAALRQVQLAAAAVLALGATALLMPGMADMPRHLVALWFGLPLALTLSCLAIARVEIHPYSRWASPAGQRLLGTLARHTGGGDDRTYLTSVAVRGVRAIGEPDLRAAFEQREPLWRD, from the coding sequence ATGTTCTGGGTCCTTCTTCTGCTCGTGGCCTGGGCCGTCGCCGGCACCGCGTGCACCCGGCTGTGCCTGACCGCCGTACACGCGGCGGCCGTGGATGTGAACGCGGGCCGAGAACACGATCTGACGCTGTACGAGGCCGCGTTCCTGTCCGGCGGCCCCCGCCGGGTCGCCGATCTGACCCTGGTCTCCATGGCCCGTCAGCGCCGGCTGCTGCTCGCCCGCACGGGCTGGGCGACGGTCGTCGACCCGCGCGGCCGGGACGACATCGAACGGTCCGTCATAGGCGCCATAGGGCCCGAGGGTCAGTCCCGTATCGCGCCGGTGCGGGACGCCGCGGCCGACGCGGAGGCGGTGGGCAGCCTCGCCGACCGGCTCGTCCGGGCCGGTCTCGCCGTGCCCGACGGAGCACGCACCGGCATAGCGGCCGCACTCCGCCAGGTGCAGCTCGCGGCAGCCGCCGTACTGGCGCTGGGCGCGACCGCGCTGCTCATGCCGGGCATGGCCGACATGCCCCGCCATCTGGTCGCCCTCTGGTTCGGCCTGCCGCTCGCGCTCACCCTGAGCTGTCTGGCCATCGCGCGCGTCGAGATCCACCCGTACTCGCGCTGGGCCTCCCCGGCCGGACAGCGGCTGCTGGGCACCCTGGCCCGGCACACGGGCGGCGGGGACGACCGTACGTACCTCACCTCGGTCGCGGTACGCGGGGTCCGCGCGATCGGTGAGCCGGATCTGCGGGCGGCCTTCGAGCAGCGTGAGCCTCTCTGGCGCGACTGA